TTCGTTCGAGCTGCAATTCCTCAAATTCCTCTCTCTGTTCTCAATTCTGTGATTGCAGTCTGTAAGTTATCAGCCGACCTATTCCCTGAAAAGGAGGTGTCGGCCATGGCAGTTTCAGTGAGTGTGGGAGCCATGAACTTAGTGGGTTGCTGGTTCGGAGCAATGCCAGTCTGCCATGGTGCAGGGGGATTAGCAGGGCAGTACCGTTTCGGTGGAAGAAGTGGTGCATCGGTGCTATTTCTGGGAATAGGGAAACTGGTTCTTGGGCTTGTTTTTGGGAACTCGTTTGTGAAGATACTGGGTATGTTCCCAATTGGGTTATTGGGGGTTCTCTTGCTCTTCTCTGGGATTGAATTGGCAATGGCTTCCAGGGACATGAACACCAAGGAGGAGTCTTTTGTGATGCTGGTTTGTGCTGCTGTGTCAATGACTGGTTCAAGTGCTGCTTTGGGCTTCGGCTGTGGGATTGTTCTGTTTTTGCTTCTGAAGCTCAGGGAAttcaattttttctcttcaagcTTCCCCAAATCCATGGATTCTAATGATATTGATTCCAGTCTCCTTCCTTAGGAGATGAGTTGGGTTCCTCCTTGGGCTGGAGCAAGCGCAGCCTAGCCTAGCCTAGCCTGAACCTCATTTGGGTATCAATCAATACATAGATTGGAACTAGCACTTGGCTTGTGCCAAGTCAGGCCTTGCTGGGATtggcatgtggaatagtaatttCAGTCTAGAAACCCATATGATATGATTAGAAGTACCGGACCAATGATTTGAGCGATACGTACCAGGTTTTTTCCTTCAGTTTGAAAACTCAGGACCAGAATCACTCAATTGGAATATGTATTATtgcaatgaatttttttttttcataataataattattgcAATGATGGTTCTGTAGGAATATATATCtagttgaaatttcaaaatgggCTTATGGGTCCAGTAGTTCACTCAGGTCAGCATTAAGGTTGGGCCCGGCTTAAAATTTGGCATCATATCAATATGGGCTGGGTTCTGACCTTCCTTGATGTGATGAGTCCAGTCCATTCATCATCCATTACGTCCACAAAAGGAGCTTTTAGGGTCCACCGATCTCATCATTGAGTTCCAAGTTCTAACCCAAAAGGATTGAATTTTTGTCACTACCCTTTATGTTTTTGAAGAAGGGTTCCctttgaagaaagttttccctttttttttttttctctcaatctTTTGGTAGGAAATCATTTGCTTGTTTGGTGGTGGGGCCAAGGGTAGTTTTAAAATTAACAAAATATGGCCTTGATTCATGGAAATGCCGCTTTTACCTTTTCGAGTTACACTTTAGTGCAGAACTAATCTGCTCAATGGCCTCGCCCAACGCATATTGGATGACTAAGAACCCCTTGGGGTGTGTGATCATATGTTAGGGTAGGTAGGTGTATAGATATTGTTTGTGCCAACATGATCAAGGCCATTGATCTCCTTATATACGCTGGTAGTCAActtacatatatattttttttttggtaaaaatcaaCCTACATTTTCAATACTTGTGGAAATATATTGGGCCAGAGTATTCTGATTCATGGACATGCCTATTTTACCTTTGGGAGTCACTTTTGTGGATAACTAATTTGCCCAATGGTCGTGCCCAACACACATTGGACGGTTGGGGACCTCTTAGGATGTGCACCTATATGTTGGGACTCGGTAGGTTGACTTCCAGAGTATATTAGGAAATCAATGGCCTCGATCATGATGGCACGAACAATACTTATACAGCTACCTACACAGAAACCTTATCATAAGAAATGACAAATGCTTAGAGCAAGGGCAATTTTGTGTTAGTAAGATATTCGGAGGGTAACTACGTCTTTCAATAGTGGCAGAAGTGGAATTTAAGAAAGTCGGTGTGTAGAGTTATAAAGACAGCAAAGATAGCCGTTGCGCCTCCCACCTCTCTGTCGTGGTATAAATTCGAATAAATATATATCTTTTGCTCTTAGCCTTTTAAAAGACGAATCGACCGTTACAATATTCTTCTACACAACAACAGATCGAGCAAGTATAGCTCCTGGCTCAGTTATATCCTTGCTGCTATTTTCATCACTTTTAGGTTTTCCACGGAGAGGTGATCACCAGAAACCATGGCGGCGGCGGCGACTGGATCGTCTTTTACGGAAGAAGAGATGGTAGTCGACGATGGTCTTGGATACCCCAAGTTATATGCAAAGCTCTGTCGAGATCCCCATCTCAGTCCATACAGTCATGGCCCTCCCTTCACTTTCATTCCTTATAGTTTTCAGCATCAAGAGGTAAATAAGCATCCCCctatctttcttttttgattttcatCTCAAATTTTGTTGATAGCGTAAAGTGTAAATGGTTGGCTAATCTGGGTTTTGCTTGGAATTGCGTTTCAATCAAACCATTATAATTTTGGAGATTAAACTTCATAAAATTGAACTCGCATTCTTAAATTGGAAGATACTACTTAAGACTGTAAATTTCGACTGTCGATCTGTCATTCATGTTTCAGTTATGTACAGATTTGGTGCAGACCAGATTAATCAtgggttttcatttttttttgttttgataataCAATCTGTGTTGTTTTTTTCCTGGATTTTTGTGTGTTTAGGATTTGAGAGTGAGGGAGTTAGACCAGATGTTCCCAATAATTGACCCTGAAGCTAAACCTTCCACGAAGTCTAGAAATTATGCGAGTCTCCTCTGGAAGCAACTCAACCACCTTGGGTAAGCGCCTGAACTCCTTATGTGGAGTTAtcataaaatggaaaaacagaatTTTGAGATGGAActgaatctgaaattttaatCTTATTCTGATTTTGCTTTTCCAGGAATGCTGGGTTCGATCCTGAAATTTTTCGAGTGGACCCATATGGCAACGTTCTGTATTATCATGCTGATTCGGCTTCTCCACTTGCTTGGAATATCGATCATTGGTTTCCTTGCTCAAGTAAGGGTTTATCAAACCTTTTcctaaaattctctctctctctctctctctctctctctctctctctcatatgaagGATTTGGGATTCTTTTACTGGGGCTGCAGGAGGAGGACGGACTGTTCCTAGCAATCTGAGGATACTACAATGGCAAGTATGTAAAAAGAAGCAGAACAAGTTGGAATTTCTCGTTCCCTGGTGGGATCTTCAGCTGGGGATCTCTGTAAACCAGTTCCTTAACATATTTGCTTCTTCCAATTCTGATTTCAGGTAAGTTTCTTCATgtctttcctttccttcaatTATTTGGTTTTCTTCGAAATTCTTTTCACTTTTCAATGACCAAAACTAGTAGAATTCACTAATTTGGATTAAAATTTTGTTCAGGTACAGAgcattctcctttttcttctctgagGGCGAGAGTGAAGAATTAAATGATTCACAGACAGTACAGTCACATACTTTTCCAAAACATTTCGTTGAGACAAGACGAAAAGTAGGCCTTGCTCCAGCTGCCATTGTTTTATCTAGGGGAGAGTCTTGCGATGCATCATCGGCATTAAGATCGTTCGATCTCAACAGACGAATCAGGCCAAACTCCCCTGCAAATGGTAGtgatagaacaaaaaaaaattattccttTCACATTTCGTTTCGTGGGTGACTGAACATTCTCTCTGTTTCATTCTCTTTGAACTTTACAGCTTCAAGGAAACACTTGTCCGACGGCGACAATCAGTCACACTGCTACTCAATTCAGAGATTCAGACCAAGTACATCGAAGGAAAATGAGAATCCCAACATTGCTTATAATCCATATATGGAAATTGCCATGGCCAGGGACTCTCTGAAGCAGAAGGGAGAGGCAGAAAATATCCAAGCAGAGATACGAACATTGGACGAGGAATTGCATGAAATGAAGCAGAAGAATGATGTAGAAAGGGTTGCTCTACAAGACTTGGAACTGGAGCTAATAAAGCGTAGGAGGAGAGTCGAGAAGTGTAGGCGTCTAGCAGATGCTCAGTCCTCTTATAGAGCTATGATAGAGAAGATGATTCGAGATGCCATGCACCAGTAAGATTGATTgcaaaaatagaataaaagacAATCACAATTCCTCCTCAATATGAAATAATTCTCTCATTTTTCTGACTTGCAGGAATGTTGTTTATAAGGAACAGATTAGATTGAACCAGGCTGCAACTAGTTCCCTGATGGCAAGACTCGAAGCTCAGAAAGAACTATGTAATTCTTCGGAGAAGGAACTCCACATAAAATTCAAGCAAAGAAACGAGATTGAGAAACAGATCAGACCTCAATGGGACCAAGCAAGGAAGAGATCGAGGATTGATGATGCTCTTTTTTATGAAAAAGATGATAAAACCCCATTTTACTTACCTAGAATCAGGCCCAGGAGGGAGGAGTATTCACAGAAGGAATTGCGAGTGTTCCTTGAGGAAGAGCAGAATGCATCTGAAGCAGGGTTATCTCTTGATGAAGAGAGAAAGCAAGAAGTTgacaaggaaaaaaatgaattgtTCAAAGGTATTAATAGAGAGAAGGCTGAGGACCAAAATAAACCCATTTCCGTGGTGTGGGATGAGATACCTATTGGGGAAAAGCTTCAAAAGTTAGAGATTGAAGatgaaaggaaggagaagaacatGCGATTCTCTGTTCTTCGGAGCCCTGACAGAGAGGAGGATGAAGAATGCAGAAAGAAACGTGGAAAGGGGAATGTAGAGAAGTGGCTTCAAATGCTGTTAGACAACACCGAGCAAGGATTGACCGTGAACTCATCACCTCCTCAAAATGTGGATGAAAATGGGACGAGCAAGACTGAGGAATTGATAAGAAAGATGAACCTCAAGAACCCCCAGAACCAGGAGGTAAAGGTTTTGCAGTTTCCATCATCAGAAAACAAATTAGATCTAAAATCACCATTCCATGAAGATACTGGGGTACAAGCAGTCCAGCAGAGAGATTgtggaaagagaaaagagattgTAGAGAAggaaaatggtgaaattttgTGTGAGAACACCAATGCAAGAGAAGTGGGTAATGTAGGTAAAGGTGTTGGAGGTCGTGAGAAGAGTGGTAAGGAGAAGGGGCTTGTGAGGAGTGAGAGTGCCAGGGCCTTCAGGCCATTCCCATCTTCTCCCTCTGTGATGTTGGGAATGAAGAAGGGAGTCGATTGCATGCGGAAGAAGCCGATTGTAATTGAGTCTGatgaagatggagaagaggatCGTGTGGCAACTAACAATTTCATCAAATCATCCATCAAAACAATCAAGAAGGCTGTGAAGTTATGAAAGTAATGAATTTGTTACTTTTAATTAAGCAAGCAGGAAAGATGTGAAGAAGTGAATTTAGATTAtgaaagcctttttttttttaatattgatttGAAAATGGTAGCTGATAACTACTTTAGCTAAATAAATGCTTGTGAACTTTCTTATCTTGTATCTGTAAATAACTTTGTATTGTGCTAATTGATTTAAGATGTTCTTATGAAGATACATTTGTTGCATCCCTATCAACTTCTTCAGGTTGGACCAGAGATGATTTCAAGGGTTTAAAAGTTGTCTTACCTTGATTCACCAAAGGAAGCCCTTGCAGTAAGCcaatgactctctctctctctctctctctctctctctctctctctctctccagccaaAAACAAATCCATGTTTCATCCTTGACCAGCATGATTCTTGCCCTACCAACCTGTAGTTTCACCCTCAACAAACATTGCAACCAACATAAGATGAGCAGAATGCATATTTGATAAAAATCCATGATCCAAACGATCGGAATGCATGTCTGTTTGAGGAATTTCTCCTAACAATTATAGATATCTAATTGTAATTAAAGCTTGTTCTAAACTCTTGGTGCTTCTAACTGTAACTTCTTCATGGATATATAGATTGTAAAACTTGGATATCAATCAGATATATGTATCAAGATTCATGTCAGGTGTGTTGGGATCATTGGGCAACACAAGAGTGGAGTgaattagaaaattaaaattctaaGAGGAGCAACAATTTTTCATGAAGGAAGCTAACTCAAAAGATTGAATTCACAGTTCACACTTGACACCACTAAAGCACAATGTTAGGAGAAAGAAAACATCAAGTGTGGCAtaaagatttatagtggttcagcAACCTTGCCTCTCACACTCGAAGGCTTttcactaagggcccgtttggtatcgttctaaaaaaacatttttggagttttttcgttctattggaacgaaaaaacggaatcttctgtttagtgcacttatggtccgtttctgtttttttggaacaaaatgtgaaaaaaaaactgaaaa
This genomic stretch from Macadamia integrifolia cultivar HAES 741 chromosome 2, SCU_Mint_v3, whole genome shotgun sequence harbors:
- the LOC122063084 gene encoding uncharacterized protein LOC122063084; this translates as MAAAATGSSFTEEEMVVDDGLGYPKLYAKLCRDPHLSPYSHGPPFTFIPYSFQHQEDLRVRELDQMFPIIDPEAKPSTKSRNYASLLWKQLNHLGNAGFDPEIFRVDPYGNVLYYHADSASPLAWNIDHWFPCSRGGRTVPSNLRILQWQVCKKKQNKLEFLVPWWDLQLGISVNQFLNIFASSNSDFRYRAFSFFFSEGESEELNDSQTVQSHTFPKHFVETRRKVGLAPAAIVLSRGESCDASSALRSFDLNRRIRPNSPANASRKHLSDGDNQSHCYSIQRFRPSTSKENENPNIAYNPYMEIAMARDSLKQKGEAENIQAEIRTLDEELHEMKQKNDVERVALQDLELELIKRRRRVEKCRRLADAQSSYRAMIEKMIRDAMHQNVVYKEQIRLNQAATSSLMARLEAQKELCNSSEKELHIKFKQRNEIEKQIRPQWDQARKRSRIDDALFYEKDDKTPFYLPRIRPRREEYSQKELRVFLEEEQNASEAGLSLDEERKQEVDKEKNELFKGINREKAEDQNKPISVVWDEIPIGEKLQKLEIEDERKEKNMRFSVLRSPDREEDEECRKKRGKGNVEKWLQMLLDNTEQGLTVNSSPPQNVDENGTSKTEELIRKMNLKNPQNQEVKVLQFPSSENKLDLKSPFHEDTGVQAVQQRDCGKRKEIVEKENGEILCENTNAREVGNVGKGVGGREKSGKEKGLVRSESARAFRPFPSSPSVMLGMKKGVDCMRKKPIVIESDEDGEEDRVATNNFIKSSIKTIKKAVKL